ACGAGGAGATTGGGATCAGTCATGttcctttttccttctttttttttctttgacgaTGGTAATGAATATGCGGCTTCTCATCTATCATGGTTGGTGTCTACGAGTGCATTATCCTCGTCTCTTCCGTTTGGTATATTTAATCCAATTTAATTGTAGAAGCAGATCATCATCCCTATTTGATATCCTCTACCTATTGGGAGAAATTTTTACAGAATTTCTGGTATCCATAGAAATTGTATTCCAACCTTTTTTTAATATGCTTGCTTCATATTCATGTCGGATGGTTGTCTGACCATTTTGTTGATCATCTGTTATTATCAAGGGTTGAGCTCCAGGTCCCTGGCAACGGCAGCAATGTTCCGAGAGTTACCTAAAATATTGATTTGGGTCTGAACGTGAGGTTCAGATCCCTTTGTATGGCAGCGTCCGACTTATTGATGCCGAGGTGCTACCTGTCCGAgtttctcgtgaggaggtgggggggtggtacctgcaagagactccgatgcttaagttaacaagggttttaagcaggtttttagtatacTAGAACGTAAATTATACCtgggggtgtcagtgtatttatagtagagttgaTAACCACCTTTGTTAGAGTAGTTCCATCTTTTCTGATGGATAATCGTTCTCTTTATCTTGAGAGTTTGTTGGGACCTATCTTTTAGGGAAGATAGAGATAATAGGAGAGATTTAGggaggcagttacttatttggataAGTAAAACTGTACCTTCTTTGTCGTgtccgacctcttagaaggtcgGACAGATAGGAGATCGGACGATATCTGTAGGTTGGACTTTATTCATTTTGGGTTTGGCTAAATTGTGGGCTAGTGCATGAACaagttataaaatttaaattaattttggtATGACACTAAATAGACACAACAAAACTTTAATCCCTATATCCAATTAAATTTAATACATATTATTActcaattaaattaaaaaataattgctaAATATAATTAACATATATTTTAAAACTGTAATAATAACAATTTTCAATTATAAATATTCAAAGTATATACTATTTGATGATTactagtggctaagagaaggggagtTTAAATCTTTGGCCTCCTTTTTCTTTAGCTTTAACCTTGAGTTCAGTAGAGAAACTTTGAGTAGAAAATAGGATATATTATGGTTTTGTCTCTTAATGTGGTAGGAGatatttttgttttgtctccTATAGTGCAGAACCAGAAACAGAGAAGAGAATAGAGAATGACACacagatgtatcctggttcggctaCCCAGTGCAATATAGCCTACATCCAATCTCCATTACAACAGTGACGGAATTTCACTAtctcctatctgggacaagtccaggTTTTAACCCAACCTGAACTTGACTAGGACTCATCCTAACTTTTAAcaacaaagtgctaacccaacttgtaaggaaaTCTCCACAAGATCATGATACAAAACAGAAACACTTACAAAGGATTTCTGAAATAACATAGACCTCCAAGTCTAGCTCACTGCCTTTTTCttctcattggctttttcttacaaacctcaccatgaTTGCCTTTTTCAATGAGACTCAGACGGACTAAACTGAGAAAAAGAGATACAAAATgaaaaccatgaaggagaagaataaatAGCTCAAAGAACTATGGGAACCCAAATGTGTGCTCTTACTCCTTGCTCCAATCCTTGGCCGTTCACCTTTATTATAGAAGAGTGAAGCTTCCAAGGCTTGAAATCTTCTACAGTACATGTTGGTTCTTTTCTCCCAATACACAGATGCAGCAGCGGCGTTtacagaggagagagagagagtagaagcAGTGACATGCAACCATACCTTCAATTTTCTCTTTCAGCATTTTTCTTCAAGAATCTTGAATTTGAGCCGTGCATTCTTGCTTTGTTCTCAAGTTCGTTTCTTGACCTTAGATTCCAAGCAGAGCACCATTGACTTCACATTCTCCATAGTTTCCAGAACGGTGCTTGTGTAGAGTTAATTTTTTCACGGTTTCTTGATGAATCACAAATGAAAAAATCACCTTTTTGTGATTCTCTTTTCTAAAGAAATCTTTCCTCTTGTTGTAGACCCTTTTTTTTCTTGCTtgaatttggaaaaaaaaacttTTTGTTCTACCCTTTGTCCTATCTTTAGAACTTTTCCATTCTTTCTTCTCGGTAGAGAATGTGATGTTATaggaaagaaagaggagagaagatAGAATTTTTGATTCGGTGGATGTGAAAAGGttcaaatgaaattgaaattgagttACCTGATTAGCAACTACGGTGAATGAAAGGATTTAAGTGTGGACCACCGTTTAGACTTAGATTATGGATATGGGGGCTTGTTTATGTTTTTGgacttattttctttctttgatcCCTGAAGCATTCTTTTTATTTCTGATGGAAATTTTTGTGATGGTTTTTATTCAAGGTAAACCAATACTTGGGTTTTATGAGTTTGTTTGTATGAGTGGGCCAGATGCTACATGGCTTGTAAGAATCTTGGGCCAATTGCTTCCTTTCCTTCACTTGGCTTAAAGACTTATTTTTGTTTCTGAAAAAGGATTTTAGATGTTAGCAATTATATGTATTCTTGAGCCATGATTGTGTGCACATATGGGTTTGAGCATTTTGTTTCTTGGGCcagttttaattcaatttaatttctacACACTAAACAAAACAAATTACACAACTAATTGAATAATAGCCTAATAATGTTTAATCATCATTTTAATCATAGTTTAGTTCTCTAAACTCAACACTATTTACTCTACTTAAATATGTTCGATAacattttttctattattttgtgtTTTCATTCTCAATCAGTCTTCCTTACAAAACCCTTCAAAATTACACCCTAGAGAATTTTtgtctaaataaataaatagatagttTGTTTCTCTATTAGTGTAATTTGTTGATAAATATTCATATTTGCttagaattaattatattatatgataaaatatataacaaaatttTCTATTATATAAGAACACATAGAAAATAGACTGTTAAAcatatattaaattatattaatattaattagttgttgtttttttatgtttctttttataTGGTATTGTTTTAAAACACCTCAATCTTAAAAAGAGTTTATAATTAAATGCACNNNNNNNNNNNNNNNNNNNNNNNNNTTAATCGTAATTTATGTATTATCTAATTAATCTCTAAATAATATAGAACTTTTAAATTTATatactatataatataattaatttaatttccgCGGATCGCGAAAGTCTTATTTTACTTACCTCATTATTAGACAATGTAGAATTATTACCATCGCAACTTGCAAGATATTTACCCTTCGAAGTAACATCTTAGAATTTGATATTCATCTCACAAACAATGAGCCACATTACATGATCCCTAGCTCATCCACACAAACACGATTATACTAGGAATTTCCTCTTCATAGTCCAAGTCTTGTTCTTCGTTCTCTTGTGATAAACAAGAACTCTACAAAAGTTGAGAGGGTAGTGTTTAGGTTTCTAGAGAGGAGCAATTGTATTTCTTACTACTTGTATTCTTTTACAAAGCCCTTTTAGCCTCTCTGCTTAGATTAGGTTTGTCTTTTCAATTAATATGGGTTGCATTCCACTTGTAAGGTATAAAATTTTCTTACAACTTTTGTCATATTTAATTTCAATCTGGTACCCATTTATGTAAAATTGTTGTACCAGTGGATGCAACTTAGTTGAAACTCCTTTATATGACACCATTGCCTGATTCTGTGAGTAAGCGATTTTCCAAACAACAAGAACATACAACTCTAATACTTAGTCTCTTTGAACATGGAACAAAGAAACAGAGGCATTAACAGATAATGAATAATGAACAATTGTCATATTATTGAACTGAATTGAAGCCCTTACCTTTCTACTTTTCAGTAACCTTTTCTTCCTTTCCATTTGACATCTTATATTATGACATCTTCATTTATTCTTATGGTAGGTATGTGAGAAATCTTAGAGAAATGTGTCTTTCTCCTATTATTGTACCTTGCTTCTAGAAGGGGACAATCCTGAATCCTCAATAATAAAAGAGAGGAAGGTAACCTGTCTTCAGGCAAGGACTCAATCTTTGAACACCTTAGGATGTGAAGCTCTTGAAGAATGGTGAGATGTTGAAATGCATTTGAATTTTCTTCCAGGAATGATTGAACAAGATCATCACCTCCAATTCCAAGCTTCAAAAGAGAACTGAGCCACTGGAAACCATACTCAGATATAGCCACGGGTGATAGACTTTTGCAAAAGCCTATGAACACGGATCGTAGCTTCGGCGGCAAGCCACCTTGAGGAAATGACACAAGTTGTGGAACATTAGAGATATCTAAATCTTGAAGAGCGTAGAGAATGTTCATCCGTTCCGGTAGTGAGTTTAGCTTCCCACAATTAATGACCTTGAATTCCATTAGGTTGGGAGTGGACAATCCACCTTGAGGAAATGATTCCAGATTAGGACAGTTGCTTATTCTCAATATTTGAAGATTTGACAAATTTTGTGCATAACTGTCAACACTTGAAAAAGAAATTGATATGAGATTGGGGCAGCCCCAAATATGAAGATATTTGAGTACAGGGAGAGATCCAAATGGAAAGCAACTGAGAGAGTGACAACtatcccaaatcatcaaattctCAAGTGAACTGTAATTCCTACAAGCTTCATCAGGTAGGAATTCCAAATTCTTGCATTCTGATAGCATTAATGTTCGCAAAGACGGCATGCTTTCGGTTGGGAAAGAGGTAAAAGATGGAACTTTGGTAAGATACAAGTCACTGAGACAATGGCTGCTAAGAACCATTCTGGGAAAAGATGTCAGCCTATCACTCCTTTCGATCTTCATGTAGGACAGCGAGCACTGCGAATCTGTCTCAAGGATTGGCAAAAGATGTTGACCCCCATCAATGATAGTCAAACTTTTAGTTGATGCAATCCAATGTAGAGTAGATGCTTCCAATTGATCACAGTATGATATGTTAACATCAGTCAAACTAGAAGGAAGATGGCGCGGTAAATGACCCTTCAGCTTAGGACAATTGTACAAACGTAGATGCTTAAGAGATGGAAAAGGGAACTCTAAGCCTTCTATACTGAACACATGCCATTCCTCCCAGTCTAGCATTTCCTCAAATGATAAGATCTCAAGGGATGGAAATGGTTGAAAAGGAGAGGAAGAACTAGAAGTACCATAAAACTCAGGACCAATAATCTTTATCGTTTTCATCCTTGTAACATAAAGTTCCTTGAGAGAAGGCAGTTGTCCAAGTGGTGGGAGAAATAAGCAATAGTTGCAGCCACTAATAGACAAGAACACAATATTCGAAAATGAAGAATCTGCAAACCAACTTGGGAATTTGGTTCCATTGTAGGACTCTATGATGAACTTCTTTATGTTTCTTGATGGCTGCAGATGCTCAAGGACCTCAGTTTCAGTTCCTAAACCTTGATCAGCTTGCTTGCTCCAATCTAACACCAACTCCTCGATGAACTGTTTGTTCTTCAAGTTTGCTTCAAGTGCATCTATTGTTTGATCCACATTGCACAGTTCCATGATTGATAGTTTTCCCTGCAGTTTCGGGAAGCATCGCATATCTTTAAGCTTTAGTCCCTCACATTGTTTGTCAACAACAAAAGTACTCAGGGTTTGGAGGTGTTGTAAGGTTGTTATCTGTCTTGACATCTTCAACTTCGTGCCAGTGATATCGAGATGACGCAACTTAACCAAGTTTCCTATGTCTGCAGGCAATTCACTGAGGTTCTGACAGTATAACAATCTCAATGTTTGAAGATTATAAAGCTTAAATATTGCACTAGACAGCCTTTTGATTGGAGTAAAAGAGAGGTCCAAGAACCTCAAGTGTAACAAATTACCTATTGAATTAGGCAATTCATTGATGTTATCATAGTTCGCCAATGATAGCACTCGCAGGCGTCTTTGTCTGAGCAGGAAATCATGTGTGATCCTTTTGGTCAGGTAATGCTTCCAATACCACCATAAAGTTGGATCATCAGTCAACGGCATTGGGAGGAACGTCCTCAAGCATTTTGCTCTATAACAACTTTCAAATTTGGTCGAAGAGTCATACTTACCTCTGGAATAGGAAAAGTGCCGGACGCTTTCTGTTATTTCAGAGCCCTCAAACCTGTTACAACTCTTTCCTGACACAACTGTGGCCAAGTCATTGATTAAGTCATGCATTACATAACACTCTCCCTCTTGTTGAATTATTGATCTTGACAATAGCTCATCAAAATATTGATTACCCATTTCTTCCATTGATTTCTCCTGGCCTTGTTGGAGCAAACCCTCTGCCATCCAAAGTAGTACTACGTGTTTCTTATTCAGAGGATACCCTTTCGGGAAAATTGAACAATAAGCAAAACATCTTTTTAAACAAGCAGGGAGATAGATATAGCTTAACCAAAGAGCAGGTAGAATATCATCGTTTAGTAGCTCCCAGATGTTACTATTTAAAATATTGGTCCATTCATTTTCATCCACTTTGGACCTCAAAATGCCTCCTAATGTCTTTGCAGCTATAGGTAAGCCACCACACTTGTCTGCAATTTTTCTGCCAATCATTTCCAACCTGGGTTGTCTTCTAGGATCAGTGTTTTCGAATGAATGCTTGGACAGCAGTGACCAACAATCTTCATGGGACAATGGTTCTAAATGGTAAATTGGGAATGTGTGTGTCATTTTAGCAACATCTCTTTGGCGAGTTGTGATGATGATCCTACTCCCTTGTTTTCCCTCACTAAAAGGCGCTCGCAAGTGATCCCACTCCACATATTTATTATTCCAAAGATCATCCAACACAAACAAGAACTTTTTCCCCTTAACCATTTGCCTCAATTCAATTTGGAGAAAATCTAGATTATCGCCTTCAAAATGCTTACAAGCCAGTGACTCCAGAAGGGCTTTTGTTACCACAGTGGCATCAAATACTTCAGAAACAGATGTCCATGCTTTCAGATCAAAATTCTCTTCAACTCTAGGATCATTGTACAAAAGCTGTGCAAGGGTGGTTTTGCCAACACCAGCCATGCCAAAAATTGTAATCACCCCTATTCTGTTATTGTTGCCGTTTGCATCATTTGTTAACAGAAAACTCATCAATTTTTCCTTATCACCATCTCTACCAACTACACCCAACTCATTTGCCACAGAACTTGTTGGTGCTCTAACCAACACCCTCATGCTAACAAGTTGCAAGCCAAGACCATTTTTCTGTGCAGCAAATAGTCGAAGCCTTCGGCACAAGGCCTCTAAGTTTGAGTTCATATCCCTGTGAAACCGAAAACCAGAACAAAGAAATCTCCTTACCTTGCCGGCAACAGATTGATGTGGATGCTGATCCTCCAAATTGTGCCTTAATGCCACAGTGTTGACTTCATCTAACAAGTCCTCTGCTTCATGCACTGCATCTTTTAGCCTCTGAAGCCATTCTTTGACTGAAGGGTTGGTAATCTGCTTCTGTTCTGCATCATTGAGGACAGCCTGAAGAGTCAACAACGTAGTTTCCAACTCATCCAAGATTGATTCATTCAGATTCCATGTCTTCCTGAAGAAGTCTTGGAACTGCACTGAGGTTATTGTCTCCAATAAAGTCTGCACGGAAGCAGATAGAAATGATCCTGCTACTAAAGCTTCAGCCATATTCTTTCTAAaactgagagagagagagagagagagattgaagGTATGTTGCAATTGAGGAGAAATCCTCTGCAGTTCAGCTTCAGTAGCATACGAAGTCAACGTTTAACAGCTGACTCTACCATAGATAGAGTAGATACCCCGATAATGTTTATCAATCCATTGCAAGGCAAATAATTAATTAACGAAATTTTTCATAAAATACAAAATTCTTAATTTACACTTGattaaaattatttatcaaaaatactatttgtattaTGTATATAATGTgttgtttaactcatttttaatgtgtattttatattataacatattttatactaataattaattttaatagatAATTTTAATATACATGTTGATTATCTATGAAGGTTCTTGATAGCTTAGAGAAGAGGGGGTtaaatctatgaccttcttttgaATTGATTGATCAACCCTTAAAACTAGGAAATGAAACTTTGCTTCTATTTGTCTGTGTGATGGATCAGGAGACAATTTAGTTTTATCTCATAAATCGCAGAGAGATAAAATAGTGCAGAGAAGAACAAGATGGCACCAGATATATCTTGATTCAATTGTTTTGTGCAATGTAATCtatatccagtctccaccacaacgttGATAGAATTTTCACTATACTTTCAAGtgttacaaacaccaattccttAGGACTCAACATAATCCTATCTAGAACAAACCAAACTTCAACATAAGCTTGATTTGGCTAGACAATATCCTAGATTCTCAATATACTAAGTGCTTACCAAGTTAGCAAGGGATACATCAGATACAAGATGTAAAACAGAAATACAaacaaatagaaataaaaaaatcaactttGATTTTTCTCTCCAAgtttttctctttgccttttttctttatttgactttttcaaatgcTTCACATTTATGCCTTTTTCCACTCAAGAGAAAAcagagaaagataaacattgaaataaaataataaaataataaactatA
The DNA window shown above is from Arachis ipaensis cultivar K30076 chromosome B08, Araip1.1, whole genome shotgun sequence and carries:
- the LOC107614120 gene encoding putative disease resistance RPP13-like protein 1 isoform X1 codes for the protein MAEALVAGSFLSASVQTLLETITSVQFQDFFRKTWNLNESILDELETTLLTLQAVLNDAEQKQITNPSVKEWLQRLKDAVHEAEDLLDEVNTVALRHNLEDQHPHQSVAGKVRRFLCSGFRFHRDMNSNLEALCRRLRLFAAQKNGLGLQLVSMRVLVRAPTSSVANELGVVGRDGDKEKLMSFLLTNDANGNNNRIGVITIFGMAGVGKTTLAQLLYNDPRVEENFDLKAWTSVSEVFDATVVTKALLESLACKHFEGDNLDFLQIELRQMVKGKKFLFVLDDLWNNKYVEWDHLRAPFSEGKQGSRIIITTRQRDVAKMTHTFPIYHLEPLSHEDCWSLLSKHSFENTDPRRQPRLEMIGRKIADKCGGLPIAAKTLGGILRSKVDENEWTNILNSNIWELLNDDILPALWLSYIYLPACLKRCFAYCSIFPKGYPLNKKHVVLLWMAEGLLQQGQEKSMEEMGNQYFDELLSRSIIQQEGECYVMHDLINDLATVVSGKSCNRFEGSEITESVRHFSYSRGKYDSSTKFESCYRAKCLRTFLPMPLTDDPTLWWYWKHYLTKRITHDFLLRQRRLRVLSLANYDNINELPNSIDIGNLVKLRHLDITGTKLKMSRQITTLQHLQTLSTFVVDKQCEGLKLKDMRCFPKLQGKLSIMELCNVDQTIDALEANLKNKQFIEELVLDWSKQADQGLGTETEVLEHLQPSRNIKKFIIESYNGTKFPSWFADSSFSNIVFLSISGCNYCLFLPPLGQLPSLKELYVTRMKTIKIIGPEFYGTSSSSSPFQPFPSLEILSFEEMLDWEEWHVFSIEGLEFPFPSLKHLRLYNCPKLKGHLPRHLPSSLTDVNISYCDQLEASTLHWIASTKSLTIIDGGQHLLPILETDSQCSLSYMKIERSDRLTSFPRMVLSSHCLSDLYLTKVPSFTSFPTESMPSLRTLMLSECKNLEFLPDEACRNYSSLENLMIWDSCHSLSCFPFGSLPVLKYLHIWGCPNLISISFSSVDSYAQNLSNLQILRISNCPNLESFPQGGLSTPNLMEFKVINCGKLNSLPERMNILYALQDLDISNVPQLVSFPQGGLPPKLRSVFIGFCKSLSPVAISEYGFQWLSSLLKLGIGGDDLVQSFLEENSNAFQHLTILQELHILRCSKIESLPEDRLPSSLLLLRIQDCPLLEARYNNRRKTHFSKISHIPTIRINEDVII
- the LOC107614120 gene encoding putative disease resistance RPP13-like protein 1 isoform X2, with product MNSNLEALCRRLRLFAAQKNGLGLQLVSMRVLVRAPTSSVANELGVVGRDGDKEKLMSFLLTNDANGNNNRIGVITIFGMAGVGKTTLAQLLYNDPRVEENFDLKAWTSVSEVFDATVVTKALLESLACKHFEGDNLDFLQIELRQMVKGKKFLFVLDDLWNNKYVEWDHLRAPFSEGKQGSRIIITTRQRDVAKMTHTFPIYHLEPLSHEDCWSLLSKHSFENTDPRRQPRLEMIGRKIADKCGGLPIAAKTLGGILRSKVDENEWTNILNSNIWELLNDDILPALWLSYIYLPACLKRCFAYCSIFPKGYPLNKKHVVLLWMAEGLLQQGQEKSMEEMGNQYFDELLSRSIIQQEGECYVMHDLINDLATVVSGKSCNRFEGSEITESVRHFSYSRGKYDSSTKFESCYRAKCLRTFLPMPLTDDPTLWWYWKHYLTKRITHDFLLRQRRLRVLSLANYDNINELPNSIGNLLHLRFLDLSFTPIKRLSSAIFKLYNLQTLRLLYCQNLSELPADIGNLVKLRHLDITGTKLKMSRQITTLQHLQTLSTFVVDKQCEGLKLKDMRCFPKLQGKLSIMELCNVDQTIDALEANLKNKQFIEELVLDWSKQADQGLGTETEVLEHLQPSRNIKKFIIESYNGTKFPSWFADSSFSNIVFLSISGCNYCLFLPPLGQLPSLKELYVTRMKTIKIIGPEFYGTSSSSSPFQPFPSLEILSFEEMLDWEEWHVFSIEGLEFPFPSLKHLRLYNCPKLKGHLPRHLPSSLTDVNISYCDQLEASTLHWIASTKSLTIIDGGQHLLPILETDSQCSLSYMKIERSDRLTSFPRMVLSSHCLSDLYLTKVPSFTSFPTESMPSLRTLMLSECKNLEFLPDEACRNYSSLENLMIWDSCHSLSCFPFGSLPVLKYLHIWGCPNLISISFSSVDSYAQNLSNLQILRISNCPNLESFPQGGLSTPNLMEFKVINCGKLNSLPERMNILYALQDLDISNVPQLVSFPQGGLPPKLRSVFIGFCKSLSPVAISEYGFQWLSSLLKLGIGGDDLVQSFLEENSNAFQHLTILQELHILRCSKIESLPEDRLPSSLLLLRIQDCPLLEARYNNRRKTHFSKISHIPTIRINEDVII